The Oxobacter pfennigii genome has a window encoding:
- the nifK gene encoding nitrogenase molybdenum-iron protein subunit beta, giving the protein MLNLTPKEVSQRSALRINPAKTCQPIGAMYAALGIHKCLPHSHGSQGCCSYHRMQLTRHFKDPVMASTSSFTEGASVFGGGSNLKTAIKNIFTIYDPEIIAVHTTCLSETIGDDLKTIILQSEVPEGKFVIHANTPSYVGSHITGFSGMVKGMVDYLSVNSGKPNGKITVIPGFISPGDMKEIKRLLLSMGLSFIMLPDTSGVLDSPMTGEFNMYPKGGTKIEEIVDAGNSYHTLALGKFASAAGAISLEKKCKVPLSVLRTPIGIDATDQFLMALSKLTGKDIPDYIEEERGQLVDLMLDSHHYLHDKKVAIFGDPDTVTAMTEFVLSLGMIPKYVLTGTPGDGFNAEVEEMLKNAGVKGSTVKNAGDLFELHQWMKNEPVDLLMGNTHGKYVARAENVPFVRFGFPILDRYAHHYLPATGYMGAIRLVEMITNAILDKMDRECAEEDFELVM; this is encoded by the coding sequence ATGCTAAATTTAACGCCAAAGGAAGTATCACAAAGAAGTGCCCTTAGAATCAACCCGGCAAAGACCTGTCAGCCAATAGGCGCCATGTATGCAGCTTTAGGCATACACAAGTGCCTTCCTCACAGCCATGGTTCACAAGGGTGCTGTTCATATCACAGGATGCAGCTTACCAGGCATTTTAAGGACCCTGTAATGGCTTCCACGAGCTCATTCACAGAAGGCGCCTCGGTATTCGGAGGAGGTAGCAATTTAAAGACAGCTATAAAAAATATTTTTACAATATATGATCCTGAAATAATCGCAGTACACACAACCTGTCTTTCAGAAACCATAGGTGACGATTTAAAGACAATTATACTGCAGTCGGAAGTTCCGGAAGGAAAGTTTGTTATTCATGCTAACACTCCAAGCTATGTCGGCTCCCATATTACAGGTTTTTCGGGGATGGTTAAAGGGATGGTTGATTATCTGTCGGTAAATTCAGGCAAGCCTAATGGAAAAATCACCGTTATCCCCGGCTTTATAAGCCCGGGAGATATGAAAGAAATAAAAAGGCTGCTGTTATCCATGGGTTTATCCTTCATAATGCTTCCGGACACCAGCGGAGTATTGGATTCTCCTATGACCGGTGAATTTAATATGTATCCCAAAGGCGGCACAAAGATTGAAGAAATAGTTGATGCAGGAAATTCCTATCATACCCTTGCCCTTGGAAAATTTGCATCAGCGGCAGGAGCCATATCCTTAGAAAAGAAATGCAAGGTCCCTTTAAGCGTTTTAAGAACTCCCATAGGCATTGATGCAACGGATCAGTTCTTAATGGCACTGTCTAAGCTTACAGGTAAAGATATTCCTGACTATATAGAAGAGGAAAGAGGGCAGCTGGTTGACTTGATGCTTGATTCACACCACTACCTCCATGATAAAAAAGTCGCCATATTCGGAGACCCGGATACAGTAACCGCCATGACAGAGTTCGTATTAAGCTTAGGAATGATTCCTAAATATGTACTGACCGGTACTCCCGGAGACGGTTTCAACGCCGAAGTGGAAGAAATGCTCAAAAATGCAGGAGTAAAGGGAAGCACTGTTAAAAATGCCGGAGACTTGTTTGAGCTCCATCAGTGGATGAAAAATGAGCCGGTGGATCTGTTAATGGGAAACACACACGGTAAATACGTAGCAAGGGCTGAAAACGTACCCTTTGTAAGATTCGGATTCCCAATCTTAGACAGATATGCGCATCACTATCTGCCGGCAACAGGCTATATGGGAGCTATAAGGCTAGTTGAGATGATAACCAATGCCATATTAGACAAGATGGACCGCGAATGTGCCGAGGAGGACTTCGAACTTGTAATGTAA
- the nifD gene encoding nitrogenase molybdenum-iron protein alpha chain, with translation MKKVVERALEKYPAKVFKSRKEHIIIKENEDEVPEITANTRTIPGIITNRGCCYAGCKGVVLGPIKDMVHIVHGPIGCSYYAWGTRRNKAKVIDGEKNFLEYCFSTDMQESDIVFGGEKKLRQAIKEAVELFNPKAITISATCPVGLIGDDINAVAAEAQKLYGIQVLAFSCEGYKGVSQSAGHHIANNNLMKHVIGIGDMKPKKYSINILGEYNIGGDGWEIKRVLDKIGYNIIAIMTGDGSYEDIKNAHKADVNLVQCHRSINYIAEMIETKYGIPWIKANFIGVKSTIETLRYLANYFGDDMLIEKTEEVIKEELADIEGQMEYYKEKLQGRTAFLYVGGSRSHHYQELLKDLGVETIISGYEFAHRDDYEGREVISTIKTDADNKNIEEIKVEKDEKNYRVILSKERYEKLKKEIPLSYYGGIIKAMNKNSVIIDDLNHYETEEFIKILKPDMFFSGIKDKYVVQKMGVMSKQLHSYDYSGPYAGFKGALVFARDVAAGVYTPAWKYVTPPWKTEPMIEGTLEEEGEAC, from the coding sequence ATGAAAAAAGTCGTAGAAAGGGCTCTTGAAAAATATCCTGCTAAGGTCTTTAAGTCAAGGAAAGAGCACATCATTATAAAGGAAAATGAAGATGAAGTTCCGGAAATTACTGCAAATACCAGAACCATACCGGGTATTATCACAAATAGGGGATGCTGCTATGCAGGCTGCAAAGGCGTTGTATTGGGGCCTATAAAAGACATGGTTCACATAGTACACGGGCCCATAGGATGCTCTTATTATGCCTGGGGCACAAGAAGAAATAAAGCCAAGGTGATTGATGGCGAAAAAAACTTCCTGGAATACTGCTTTTCAACGGATATGCAGGAAAGCGATATAGTATTTGGAGGAGAAAAAAAATTAAGGCAGGCTATCAAAGAAGCTGTGGAGCTATTCAATCCAAAGGCAATTACAATTTCGGCCACATGTCCTGTAGGTCTTATAGGTGATGATATAAACGCTGTGGCAGCCGAAGCCCAAAAGCTATACGGCATACAGGTTTTGGCTTTCAGCTGTGAAGGATATAAAGGCGTCAGCCAGTCAGCAGGCCACCACATAGCCAATAATAACCTGATGAAGCATGTTATAGGCATAGGAGATATGAAGCCTAAAAAATATTCCATCAATATTCTTGGTGAATATAACATAGGCGGTGACGGCTGGGAAATTAAAAGAGTGTTGGATAAAATAGGGTATAACATCATTGCCATAATGACAGGCGACGGTTCCTATGAAGATATAAAGAATGCCCATAAAGCAGATGTAAACCTTGTACAGTGCCACAGGTCAATTAACTATATTGCAGAAATGATTGAGACAAAATACGGTATCCCATGGATTAAGGCAAATTTCATAGGTGTAAAGAGCACCATTGAAACCTTAAGATACCTTGCTAATTACTTTGGTGACGATATGCTCATAGAAAAGACCGAGGAAGTCATTAAAGAAGAACTGGCTGATATTGAAGGCCAGATGGAATATTATAAAGAGAAACTTCAGGGAAGGACGGCATTCCTTTATGTAGGAGGTTCCAGGTCCCACCACTATCAGGAATTATTGAAGGATTTGGGTGTTGAAACAATAATTTCCGGTTACGAATTTGCCCACAGGGATGACTATGAGGGCAGGGAAGTAATATCTACAATAAAAACCGACGCTGATAATAAGAACATTGAAGAGATTAAGGTGGAAAAGGATGAGAAAAACTACAGAGTTATTCTATCCAAGGAAAGATATGAGAAGCTCAAAAAAGAAATACCATTAAGCTATTACGGCGGTATTATCAAGGCAATGAACAAAAATTCCGTAATAATAGATGACTTGAACCATTATGAAACCGAAGAATTTATAAAAATATTAAAGCCGGATATGTTCTTCTCGGGTATAAAGGATAAATATGTGGTTCAAAAAATGGGTGTAATGTCAAAACAGCTCCATTCCTATGATTACTCCGGTCCTTATGCAGGGTTCAAAGGGGCGCTGGTTTTTGCAAGGGATGTGGCTGCAGGGGTATACACGCCGGCATGGAAATATGTAACGCCTCCGTGGAAAACTGAACCCATGATTGAAGGTACATTGGAAGAGGAGGGAGAAGCATGCTAA
- the nifE gene encoding nitrogenase iron-molybdenum cofactor biosynthesis protein NifE, producing MKCGSDEAKGCSMNNTVPIAEREKFIFINSKNGKKGTVMCDEESVSGSVSQRACVYCGARVVLNPITDAFHIVHGPIGCASYTWDIRGSLSSGEEVYRNSFSTDLRERDIIFGGEKKLASAIDEIMEKFSPKLIFIYSTCIVGVIGDDVDAVCRTAEKKYGIRVIPVKSPGFAGHKSMGYKAACEALVTLFGNEKKGKVDGINYLGDFNLSGEIWILTEYLKKMGINIVSKITGDSSYEELKNAPKARLNIVQCAGSMVYLAKRMEELYGIPYIKISFFGLEDTKRSLLAIADSLGDKDAYNKALLLIKNEEKKVKEDLDYFRMKLKGKKAAIYVGGGFKAISLIKQFNDLGINTAIVGTQTGKPEDYEIIREISDEGTVVLDDTNPYELEKFMKEKDVDILVGGVKERPLAYKLGAAFCDHNHERKHPLCGFEGAVNFAREIHQSANSPVWNIIKNERKGSEWLWQEAL from the coding sequence ATGAAATGTGGAAGCGATGAAGCAAAAGGCTGCTCAATGAACAATACAGTTCCCATCGCTGAAAGAGAAAAATTTATTTTTATTAATTCTAAAAATGGCAAAAAAGGCACAGTGATGTGTGATGAAGAGAGCGTATCCGGTTCTGTAAGCCAGCGCGCCTGTGTATACTGCGGTGCCAGGGTTGTTTTAAATCCTATAACCGACGCTTTTCATATAGTACATGGGCCTATAGGGTGTGCCAGCTATACATGGGATATAAGAGGCAGCCTAAGCAGCGGCGAGGAAGTTTACAGAAACAGCTTTTCAACGGATTTAAGAGAAAGGGATATAATTTTCGGAGGAGAGAAAAAACTGGCCTCGGCCATCGATGAGATAATGGAAAAATTTTCTCCGAAATTAATATTTATATATTCCACATGTATAGTGGGAGTAATCGGTGATGATGTTGATGCCGTATGCAGAACGGCTGAGAAAAAATACGGCATAAGAGTAATTCCCGTCAAATCACCGGGCTTTGCCGGGCACAAATCCATGGGATACAAGGCAGCCTGTGAAGCTTTGGTTACCCTGTTCGGAAATGAGAAAAAAGGAAAGGTTGATGGAATCAATTATCTCGGAGATTTTAATCTTTCAGGGGAAATATGGATATTAACAGAATACCTTAAGAAAATGGGCATAAATATAGTTTCAAAAATCACAGGAGACTCAAGCTATGAGGAGCTTAAAAACGCACCCAAAGCAAGGCTTAACATCGTCCAGTGTGCAGGTTCCATGGTTTACCTTGCAAAAAGAATGGAGGAGTTATATGGAATTCCTTATATAAAAATAAGCTTTTTCGGTCTGGAGGATACAAAACGGTCCCTTTTAGCCATAGCAGATTCATTAGGGGACAAAGATGCATATAACAAAGCCCTTCTTTTAATCAAAAATGAAGAAAAGAAGGTTAAAGAAGACCTTGATTATTTTAGAATGAAGCTTAAAGGCAAAAAGGCGGCTATATATGTTGGAGGAGGCTTTAAGGCTATATCCTTGATAAAGCAGTTTAACGACCTTGGAATAAACACTGCAATTGTAGGGACCCAGACAGGAAAGCCGGAAGATTATGAAATCATAAGAGAGATATCCGATGAAGGTACGGTAGTTTTAGACGATACCAACCCTTATGAACTTGAAAAATTCATGAAGGAAAAGGATGTGGATATTCTGGTTGGAGGGGTAAAGGAGCGGCCTCTGGCATATAAATTGGGAGCGGCTTTTTGTGACCACAACCATGAGAGGAAACATCCCTTGTGCGGTTTTGAAGGAGCGGTGAATTTTGCCAGGGAGATACATCAAAGTGCCAACAGCCCTGTATGGAACATCATAAAGAACGAGAGGAAAGGGAGTGAATGGTTATGGCAAGAAGCTTTGTAA